The window CCATGTCCGCGACCTCGATCACCTTCATGCCCGCCGGCACCTTGCCGGGGTCGCTCGGCACCAGCGCGTGCGTGAAGCCGAGCCGGTGCGCCTCGGCGAGCCGCCGCTGGACCCCCGTCACCCGGCGCACCTCGCCCGCGAGACCGACCTCCCCGATGGCGACGAGGTTCTTCGGGAGGGGCACGTCGCTCGCGGCGGAGGCCAGCGCCAGCGCGATCGCCAGGTCGGCGGCCGGCTCGGTCAGCTTCACCCCGCCCACGGTGGCGCTGTAGATGTCCCGCTTGCCCAGCGCGGTGATCCGGCCGCGCTGCTCCAGCACCGCCAGCATCATCGAGACGCGGGAGGTCTCCAGGCCCGACGTGGTCCGGCGCGGCGAGGGGATCTGCGAGTCCACCGTCAGCGCCTGCACCTCGGCGACCAGGGGCCGCTTGCCCTCCAGCGTCACCGTCAGACAGGTCCCGGGGACCGCCTCCGCGCGCCGGGTCAGGAACAACCCGCTCGGGTCGGCGAGCCCGGTGATCCCCTCGTCGTGGAGTTCGAAGCAGCCGACCTCGTCGGTGGTCCCGTACCGGTTCTTCACGCCGCGCACCAGGCGCAGCCGCGCGTGCCGGTCGCCCTCGAAGCTCAGGACGACGTCGACCAGGTGCTCCAGCAGCCGGGGGCCGGCGATCGCCCCGTCCTTGGTGACGTGGCCGACGAGGAGCGTGGACATGCCGCGTTCCTTGGACGCCCGGATCAGCGCGCCCGCGACCTCGCGGACCTGGGCCATGCCGCCGGGCGCGCCGTCGATCTCGGGCGAGGCGATGGTCTGTACGGAGTCCAGGATCAGCAGGGCGGGCTTCACGGCGTCGAGGTGACCGAGCACGGCCGACAGATCGGTCTCCGCGGCCAGGTACAGGTGGTCGCTGAGCGCCTTGATCCGGTCCGCCCGCAGGCGCACCTGACTCGCCGACTCCTCGCCCGTCACGTACAGCGTTCGGTGGTCGGCGTCGGCCGCCTTGGCCGCGACGTCCAGCAGCAGCGTCGACTTGCCCACGCCCGGCTCGCCCGCCAACAACACGACCGCACCGGGCACGAGACCGCCGCCGAGGACCCGGTCCAGCTCGCTCACGCCCGTGCTGCGCGCGGTCGCCGTCCTGACGTCGACCTGGCCGATCGGCACGGCCGCGGTCGAGACCCGACCCGCCGCGGTGGTCCGCACGGCGGGAGCGCCCATTTCCTCGACGGTGCCCCACGCCTGGCACTCGGGACACCGCCCGAGCCATTTCGCGGTCGTCCAGCCGCACTCGGTACAACGGTAGGACGGCCGGTCCTTGGCGGATGAACGAGATGTGCGGGCTGCCATGCGCCCACCGTAGCCGCCGCCACCGACACCGCCGCCGGTCGTGCCCCGCGAAGCCTCGGCGGGGGCCCGGCCGCGCGCGCCCCCGCGGCGACCGCTCAGGCCGCCCGCTTCCTCCGCCCCGTCTCCTCCGCCGGTCTCGCCCGCCCGCCCCCGCCCGCCCGCTCGCCCCCCGTCCGCCTCGTCCGGGTTCGTCGGTCGCGGCGTCAGGGCGGCTGTCAGCACGGGGCCGATCCGTTCACCCGTAAGGGCTAAAACTGCTGAAGGCTTCCGGGGCGTCACCGGCGCGCCGCCTACGGTCGCCAGGTGAACAGCAGCAACCAGGGACCCCCCTCATCGCGCACCGGCGCACACCGGGCGCACGGGCGCACGCCTTCAGAGGGACGCGGAGGACAGGAACGCGCCGGCGAACAGCCTCCCCCGTTCCGCCACGAGCCCTACCTCGACGGCCTGTTCACCTACTGCCTCTCGGTGCTCTGCGACCACGACACCGCCACCGACGTGCTCGGAGACGCCCTGGCCGCAGCCGAACGACACCCCGGCCGCTGCCCCGACGAGGGCGAGCGCCGCGCCTGGCTGTACGCGCTCGCCCGCTGGGGCTGCCTGCGCCGGCTCGCCGAGCAGCGGCGCGCGCGACAGGGGGCGCACAGCGCCCGTCGTACGCCGGAGCACACCGACACCGAGCGTGCGCCGGGAGGGCCCGGAACCCTCGACGTGTCCGCCTACCGCCGCACCGAACTGGCCCGCCTCGCCTGGCCCGAGGCCGCCGGCACCACGCCCGAGCAGCGGGAGGCCCTCGAACTCGCCGTCCGCCACCGCCTCGGCGTCCCCGAACTCGCCTCCGTCCTCGGGACCCCGCCCGCCGCCGCCCGCGAACTCCTCTCCGCCGCCGCCTGCGAGGTGGAACGCACCCGCGCCGCGCTCGCCGTCGTCGAGACCGGCAACTGCCCGGCCGTGTCCCGGCTCACCGGCGACGACGGGGACCCCCGGGTCCTCCTCTCCACCCCGCTGCGCGCCGAACTCGTACGCCACGTCGACGACTGCCCGCGCTGCCGTCGCGCCGCCGAGCGCGTCGGCGCCGGCGGCCCCTGGCCCGGCACCGGCGGCATCCACCCCGCCGCGCTCCCGCTCGTACCGGCGCCCCGCACCGCCGTCCGCGCGGCGATGCTGCGCTCCGGGCGGCGCGGCGGCGGCCCCGGCCCCCGCTTCGACCGGACCGGCTTCCCGATGGACCCCAAGGACCGCGCGGCCCGCCGCGACCGGTTCCGAGCCCGCGCCGTCACCACGACCGTCGTCGCCACCGTCGTCGCCGCGCCCGTACTGGCCCTCTGGGCGGCCTACCGGGGCGCGCCCACCACCGGCGAACCCGTCGGCGGCGGCGCCACCCGCATCTCGGCCAGCGAGTCCGACATCCCGCCGCCCCCGGCCGGCGGGCGGCTGCTCGCCTCGTACGAGAACACCGGCAACACCGCCCACACCGGCGACGGGCCGGGCTTCGCCCCCGGTACCGCCGCACCCGACGTCTCCGTCGAGGTCATCAGCTCCGGCGCGCCGGCCTCCCCGGAATCGGACCGCCCGGGAGCCCCCGGCCGGCTCACCGTGTCCGCCACGACGCGCGGCTCCACCACCCTGCTCACGCTCAGCGCGTCCGGCGGCGCCCCCGTGGACTGGCGTCTGTGGTCCGACGCGCCCTGGCTGCGGGCCGGCCAGACCGCGGGCACCCTGGCCCCCGGAGAATCGGTCACCCTGCGGATCACCGTGGACGCCGCCGCCCAGCCCGTCGGCGCCTGGTCCGCCCGGGTCGGGGTGGACCCGTCCGGCGCGGTCGTCGCCATCCAGGGCCGGGGCCGGCCCGCCGCGCCGCCGACCGGGGGACCGCCGGCCTCCCCGGCGCACCCCAGCCCGACTCCCACGCCGCCGGCCCCGACGCCGACGCCCACCCCCACGCCGACGCCCACGGAGACCCCGACTCCCACGCCGACCCCGACGCCGACCGAGTCAGAAGGAACGGTTTCCCCGACGCCGCCCACCGACCCGCCGGCCCCGGCCTCCTGACCGCCGGCCCCCCCGGGCGCAGAGCGCGCCGCCTTCCGACCCACCGCCTTCCCGGCCCGCCGGCCGGCCGGTGCTACGCCTTCGGCGGATCCGCGGGGTGCGGGGCCATCGGCAGCAGCGAGGCCAACCGCGCCTCGCACAGCGCCACGAGCGCCTCGTACCCCTCCTTGCCCATCAGCTCCGTCAGCTCGGGGCGGTACGACACGTACACCGGGTCACCGGCCCCGTGCGCGGACGTGGCCGACGTGCACCACCAGTGCAGGTCGTGACCGCCCGGACCCCAGCCGCGCCGGTCGTACTCGCCGATCGACACCTGGAGGACCCGCGTGTCGTCGGGCCGGTCGATCCACTCGTACGTCCGGCGGATCGGCAACTGCCAGCACACGTCGGGCTTGGTCTCCAACGGCTCGCGCTTCTCGCGCAGCGCCAGGATGTGCAGCGAGCAACCGGCGCCCGCGGCGAAGCCGGGCCGGTTCTGGAAGATGCACGAACCCTCCCAGCGGCGGGTCTGCCGCTCGCCGTCCTCGTCCTTCTGCACCCAGCCGGACTCGGTGCCCACGTCGTGGAACTGCCACAGCTCCGGCGTGAGGCGGGCCACGTTCTCCGCGACGCGCTTCTCGTCGTCCTCGTCGGAGAAGTGCGCGCCGAGGGTGCAGCAGCCGTCGTCCGCCCGACCCGCCTGGATGCCCTGGCAGCCGCTGCCGAAGATGCACGTCCAGCGCGAGGTCAGCCAGGTCAGGTCGCAGCGGAAGATCTGTTCGTCGTCGGCGGGGTCGGGGAACTCCACCCAGGCCCGGGGAAAGTCGAGGCCCTTCTCGTCACCGGAGACCGCGGGGGACTCGCCGCCCTTGGCCTTCTTCGACTTGGGGCGGGACTTGTTGGCCTTCTTCGTATTTGGCACAAACCCAAGCCTAAGCGCCCCTTACTCCACCCCCACGCGACAGGACCAGTAGCGTTTCCCCGTATGAGACTCGGTGTCCTTGACGTGGGTTCGAACACGATCCATCTGCTGGTGGTGGACGCGCACCCCGGCGCGCGCCCGCTGCCCGCCCACTCGCACAAGGTGGAACTGCGGCTGGCGGAACTCCTCGACGCGCACGGCGCGGTCACCCCGGAGGGCATAGAGCGCCTCGTCTCGGTCCTCGGCGACGCCGTGCAGGCCGCCGAGGACAAGGGCTGCGAGGACCTGCTGCCCTTCGCGACCAGCGCCGTGCGCGAGGCCACGAACGCCGACGAGGTCCTGGCCCGGGTGAAGGCCGAGACCGGCCTCGACCTGCCCATCCTCAGCGGCGAGGACGAGGCGCGGCTGACGTTCCTCGCCGCCCGGCGCTGGTTCGGCTGGTCGGCGGGCAAGCTGCTGGTCCTCGACATCGGCGGCGGCTCGCTGGAGATCGCGTTCGGCATCGACGAGGAACCCGACGCGGCCGTGTCCCTCCCGCTGGGCGCCGGCCGCCTCACCTCGGCCTGGCTCCCCGGCGACCCCGCCGACCCGGCCGACGTGAAGGCGCTGCGCCGGCACGCGCGGGCCCAGATCGCCCGCTCGGTGAGCGTGTTCAGCCGCTTCGGAGCGCCGGACCACGTGGTCGCGACGTCCAAGACCTTCCGGCAGCTGGCCCGCATCGCGGGCGCGGCCCGCTCGGCCGACGGGCTGTACGTCCAGCGCGACCTGACCCGCAAGTCCCTGGAGGAGTGGGTCCCGCGCCTGGCGGCGATGACCACCGCGCAGCGCTCCACCCTCCCGGGCGTCTCCGAGGGCCGCGCCGGACAACTCCTGGCCGGGGCGCTGGTCGCGGAGGGCACGATGGACCTCCTCGGCGTCGAGGAGTTGGAGATCTGCCCCTGGGCCCTGCGGGAGGGCGTCATCCTCCGCCGCCTGGACCACCTCCCGTCCTGACCGGTGACCGGTTCTCCCGTCCGGACCGGTGACCGGCACCGCCCGAGCCCGTGCGCGGCCCCGTCGGGCCGGGCCCCCGGGGGCCCGAACCGGGCGGATCCCCCCACCCCGCCCGGCCGGGTCACCGGCATCGGTAACCTGTCCCCGTGGCAGAACCCCGCCCCCAGACCCCGACCCCAAGGCCCAAGGTCGCCCTTTCCACCGCCTCCGTCTATCCGGAGTCCACGGCGACCGCCTTCGAGATCGCCGCGCGCCTCGGCTACGACGGCGTCGAGGTCATGGTCTGGACGGACCCGGTCAGCCAGGACATCGACGCCCTGCGCCGGCTCTCCGACCACCACGGGGTCCCGGTCCTCGCGATCCACGCCCCCTGCCTCCTGATCACCCAGCGCGTCTGGTCGACCGACCCCTGGACGAAGCTGCGGCGCGCCCAGGCCGCGGCCGAGCGACTGGGCGCGGGCACGGTGGTCGTGCACCCGCCGTTCCGCTGGCAGCGCGCGTACTCCCGCGACTTCGTCTCCGGCATCTGGCGCATGGCCGACGAGACCGACGTCCGGTTCGCCGTCGAGAACATGTACCCCTGGCGCTACCGCGACCGCGAGATGCTCGCGTACGCGCCCGAGTGGGACGTCACCAAGGACGACTACCGGCACTTCACGGTGGACCTCTCGCACACCGCGACCGCCCGCACCGACGCCAACGCGATGATCGACCGGATGGGCGACCGGCTCGCCCACATCCACCTCGCCGACGGCAACGGCTCCGCGAAGGACGAGCACCTCGTCCCCGGCCGGGGCACCCAGCCCTGCGCCGAACTGCTGCGCGGCCTGGCCCGTACCTCCTTCGACGGTCACGTCGTCATCGAGGTCAACACCCGCCGGGCCATGTCCTCCTCGGAGCGCGAGGCCGACCTGGCCGAGGCCCTGGCCTTCACGCGGCAGCACCTCGCGGCCGCGACCAGCGACAGCCCGGCCCGCCGGCCATGACGGACCCGGTCAGGAAGCCCCGCCGCGGCCCCGGTCGCCCCCGCCAGGACGAGGCCGACGACGGCCCCGGCACGCAGGAGCGGATCCGTCTCGCGGCCCGTTCGGAGTTCGCGGCACGCGGCTACGACAAGACCTCCGTGCGCGGGATCGCGAAGGCCGCCGGCGTGGACCCGGCACTGGTGCACCACTACTTCGGCAGCAAGGACGACCTGTTCGCCGCCGCCATCGAGGTCAGCCTGGAGCCGGCCCTGGTCGTCCCGCAGATCGTCGGCTCCGGCCCGGACGGCATCGGCGAGCGCCTGGCCCGCTACTTCCTGGGCATCTGGGAGAACCCGGCCACCCGCGCCCCCCTCCTCGCCGTGATCCGCTCCGCCCTCACCCACGAGGCCGCCGCCGCCGTACTGCGCCGGCTGATCCTGCGCCGGGTCCTGGAGCGGGTCGCCGCCGACCTCGACGTGCCCGACCCCACCTTCCGCGCCGAGCTGGCGGCCTCGCACATGATCGGCATCGCGATCCTGCGGTACGTGGTCCAGATCGAGCCCCTCGCGTCCGCGGACCCGGAGGAGATCGTCGCCCTCGTGGCGCCGACCCTCCAGCGCTACCTCACCGAACAGTGACCGAAAGCTGAGCCGGCCGTCCCGGCATGCGGACACCGTGTCCGCATCGCGGGCGAGAGGCGTAGTCTCGTAAACAGCCATATCCACAGTCGCGGCAGGCCTCTCCGGCGCCGCCGCACTCATGGGGAGTGAACCCGATGCCCGAGCTGAGGTCCCGCACCGTCACCCACGGCCGCAACATGGCAGGCGCACGTGCGCTGATGCGCGCCTCGGGCGTAGCGAGCGCGGACATCGGAAAGCCGATCATCGCGGTGGCCAACTCCTTCACCGAGTTCGTCCCCGGGCACACCCACCTGGCGCCGGTCGGCCGGATCGTCTCCGACGCCATCCGCGAGGCGGGCGCGATCCCGCGCGAGTTCAACACCATCGCGGTCGACGACGGCATCGCCATGGGGCACGGCGGCATGCTGTACTCCCTGCCCTCCCGCGACCTGATCGCGGACAGCGTGGAGTACATGGTCGAGGCGCACTGCGCCGACGCCCTGATCTGCATCTCCAACTGCGACAAGATCACCCCCGGCATGCTGATGGCCGCCATGCGCCTCAACATCCCGGTCGTCTTCGTCTCCGGCGGTCCGATGGAGGCCGGCCAGGCCATCCTCGTCGACGGCACCGTCCGCAAGCTCGACCTGATCGACGCCATGGTCGACGCCGCCAACGAGAACGTCTCGGACGAGGACGTGCTGCGGATCGAGGAGAACGCCTGTCCGACCTGCGGCTCCTGTTCGGGCATGTTCACCGCCAACTCCATGAACTGCCTCGCCGAGGCCATCGGCCTGGCCCTCCCGGGCAACGGCTCGGTCCTCGCCACGCACACCGCCCGCCGCGCCCTGTACGAGGACGCCGGCCGCACGGTCGTCGAGATCACCAAGCGCTACTACGAGGACGGCGACGAGTCCGTCCTGCCGCGCAACATCGCCACCCGCGAGGCCTTCGAGAACGCCATGGCGCTCGACATCGCGATGGGCGGCTCCACCAACACGATCCTGCACCTGTTGGCGGCGGCGCAGGAGGCGGGCCTGGAGTACGACCTCACCGACATCGACGCCGTCTCCCGGCGCGTGCCCTGCCTGTCCAAGGTCGCGCCGAACGTGGCGCCCGGCGGCACGTACTACATGGAGGACATCCACCGGGCCGGCGGCATCCCCGCCATCCTCGGCGAACTGCACCGCGGCGGCCTCCTCAACAAGGACGTCACCTCCGTGCACTCCGACAACCTGGAGGACTGGCTCGCGCAGTGGGACGCCCGCTCCGGCACGGCGTCCGACACCGCCATGGAGCTGTGGCACGCGGCCCCCGGCTGCAAGCGCTCCGCGACCGCCTTCTCCCAGTCCGAGCGCTGGGACACCCTCGACCTCGACGCCGAGGGCGGCTGCATCCGCTCCGTCCAGCACGCGTACTCCAAGGACGGCGGCCTCGCCGTCCTGCGCGGCAACATCGCGGTCGACGGCTGCGTCGTGAAGACCGCCGGCGTGGACGAGTCGATCTGGACCTTCGAGGGCCCGGCCGTGGTCTGCGAGTCGCAGGACGAGGCCGTCGACAAGATCCTCCGCAAGGAGATCAAGGAGGGCGACGTCGTCGTCATCCGCTACGAGGGCCCGCGCGGCGGCCCCGGCATGCAGGAGATGCTGTACCCGACGTCCTTCCTCAAGGGCCGAGGCCTCGGCAAGGCCTGCGCCCTCGTCACGGACGGCCGCTTCTCGGGCGGCACCTCGGGCCTCTCCATCGGCCACGCCTCCCCGGAGGCGGCCTCGGGCGGCACGATCGCCCTCGTCGAGGACGGCGACCGCATCCGCATCGACATCCCGAACCGCTCGATCGAGCTGCTGGTCTCCGACGAGGACCTGGCCGCCCGCCGCGAGGCCCTCGGCGGCGTCTACGCCCCGAAGAACCGCGAACGCAAGGTCTCCGCGGCCCTGCGCGCCTACGCCGCCATGGCCACCAGCGCCGACAAGGGCGCGGTCCGCGACGTCTCCCTCCTGGGCTGAGCCCGCAGAGTCACCCCGAACCCCGCCGGTCGTGTCACCACCCGGCGGGGTTCGCCGCGTCCACGGCGAAGACGGTCCCGTCGGGTGTCGACGCGTACACCCGGCCGTCGCGGACGACCGGGGCGGGCAGGGTGGCGGCGAAGGTGCCCTGCCCGCCGCCCGCGCCCGGCTTCGTCTGCCCGACCGGCCGGCCGGCGGCAGCGTCCACGGCCAACAGCCGTCCGTCGGCCGCCGTCAGGTAGACCCGCCCGCCGGCGAACACCGGCCGCGAGGCGACGGCCGCCCCCGTCTCCAGCCGCCACTCCTCCTTGACCGGACCCACGGCCGCCAGCCCGCCCGCGGTCCCGAAGACGTACACGACGCCCTCCGGGCTCACCGTCGCCTGCGTCTCGTACAGCGGCCTCGCCAGCCGCACCCGGTGCACGGCGTGCGTGTCCAGGTCGACCCGCACGACCGCCTCCGTCGCGGTCCGCACGTCGTTGTCCAGCAGGTACAGGCCCCCGCGCGCCACGCCGACGGGTTGCAGCATTCCCGGTACGCGCACCCGGCGGCGCACCGATCCGCTCGCCGGGTCCACCTCGGAGAGCTGCGTGGAACCGCCCGCGCCGTCCGTCGTCGACACGTACAACACCGGCTCCCCCGAAGGCCCCGGGCCGGCGGTCCAGACGGAACCCACACCGCCGATCTGCTTCGTCCAGCCGGTGGCCCCGGTCGCCGCGTCCAGGGCCGCGACGTTCCCGTTCGGTGCGACGATCAACACCCGTGCCCCGACCGGCACGACACGCGCACCGTCCGGCAGCTCGTGGCGCCAGCGCCGCGTCCCGCTCGCGGGGTCGAGGGCCTCCAGCACCTCACTGCCCGACGCCACCGCGAGGACGAGCCCGCCCGCGTGCGAAGGGGTGTTGTCGCGCGCGGCCAACCGCGTCGACGCGGAACCCGGCACGGACCACAGCACCGATCCGTTCGCCGGGTCCAGCTTCGCCGCGGCGACCCCGGGCCCCGAGCAGTACAGGGCCGCCGCGTCCGCGGAGCAGGACACGGTCCGCCGCCCCGCCCCCCGCTCACCGACCGAGGCGGTCCACGGGGCGAAGGCCGGGGGGCGCCCCTCCGAGGCGGCGGCACTCCTCGCCGCCGCGCGGGCTGCCGCGTCGCCCTCCGACCCGGAGTACAGGTGGCCGACGACCGCGCCCGCCCCGACCAGGAGCGCCACTCCCGCGGCCAAGGCCGTCCGGGTCCGGAGCCTCGGGCGTCGTCCGGGAGGGAGCGGGTCGGCCGGGGGGTCCGTGCCGATGCGCTCCCGCCGGTGCGTGACCACCTCGACCCGCTCGGGCCGCCGGGGCCGGGGGACGAAGGACTGGGTGTCCTCGGAGGTCGGGTAGGCCAGCGCCCGCATCTCGGTGATCAGTTCGTCGGCGGTCGGCCGTTCCTCCGGCTCCTTCGACAGGCACCGGGCCACGAGCGGCACCAGCCGCGCCGGCAGCCCGGTCAGGTCGGGCTCGCTGTGCACGACCTGGTACGCCACCAGGTAGTGGCTGTCGGAGTCGAACGGCCCGCGCCCCGTCGCCGCGTACACCAGCACCGCGCCCAGCGCGAAGACGTCGGCGGCCGTGCCCACGTCCCGGGGGCGTTGGAACTGCTCGGGCGCCATGAACGGCGGCGTCCCGATCAGCTTCCCGGTCTCCGTCCGCAGGTCGCTGTCGGCCGGTCGCGAGATCCCGAAGTCGATGACGCGCACCCCGTCCGGAGCCATCAACACGTTGCTGGGCTTCAGGTCCCGGTGCACCACCCCGGCCCGGTGGATGTCCCGCAGGGCCTCCGCCAGCCCGGCGGCGAGCCGCACCAACTCGACCGGGTCCAGCACCCGTTCGCGTACCCGCTCGGACAGCGTCGGGGCGTCGATGAAGGAGGTGGCCATCCAGGGGCGCTCGGCGTCCGGATCGGCGTCCACGACGGGGGCGGTGAACGCCCCGCTCACCCGCCGCGCGGCCGCGACCTCCTGCCGGAACCGCGCCCGGAACTCCGGATCCACCGCGTGCTGGGCGTGCACCACCTTGACGGCGAGTTTCAGCCCCGCGCCGGACGTGGCCAGGTGGACGACGCCCATGCCGCCGGAGCCGAGTACGGATTCGAGCCGGTACTGCCCGGCGTACTCCGGAAACCCCGCACAGTCCGTCGCGCGCAGCGAACGCACCACTCATCACCCCCGCCGGAGCCTAGTCGATGGCCCATGCGAACCTCCAAGGGCTTGCTACCCTTCGCGCGTTGCGCAGAGCAACACTCAAAGGGGGACTTTCCGCATGTCTGTTGAGAACGATTCAAGCCAGGTTCAGAGCCTCTCCGGGTCGGGTTTCCCGACCTTTCCCGTGGCGCCCGGTTACCGCGTCAACGTCCGCAGCGGCCCCGGCACCAACTACTCGGTCTCGCGGGTGCTCCCGCTGGGCGCGTACGTCCAGATCCGCTGCCAGTGCGAGGGCACGACCGTCTCGGGTCCGTACGGGACGTCGGACATCTGGGACTGCGTGGGCAACGGCGAGTTCGTCTCCGACGCGTACGTGAAGACGGGTGTCGACGGCTACGTCACGGGGCAGTGCGGCTGACACCGCGATCGACACGGCCGCGCGCGAGCGCCGGACGACTCCGGCCCGGCCGGGCCCCGTGCCCGGGCGGTGCCGGCCCGGGGACCGCCCCGCCCGCCACGTGAGACGCACCCGGCCCGGCCGGCCCGCCGGGGGATAATCGCCGGTGTGAGCGACAACGACCAGCGAGACCAGAGCCGGCCCACCCCGCCCGCCGCCCCCGCGGCGCCCGGCCCCGAGCCCGAGCCGATCAAGTTCTTCGGCACCACCTGGGTCGAGCACGACGGCGGCTACGCCCTGCGCCGCGTCGGCATGGCCGCCGGTTCGCTCGTCACCGCCTTCGCCGCCGCGTTCCTGCTGCGCATGGCCTACGAGGGGCTGGAGATCGGCGACGTCGGTCCGTTCCTCAGCATCTCCGTCGTCGTCCTCTTCGCGATCGCCAGTGCCATCGCCTTCGCCAAGACCTGGGAGTCCTTCGGGACCCGCCCCCGCCCCTCGTCCGACGAGGCCGCGCTCAAGGGCCTGAAGACGATCGGTTTCATCGGCTCCCTCATCGCGTACTTCCTGCGCTGCCTCGTCGAGGCGCCCGGCGAGAAGCTGCGCCGCACCGAGTACGAGCGCGCCAAGGCCGAGTTCGCCCGCCGCCGCGGCTCGCGCACCGGCAACCCGGCCGCCCGCCGCCCCAAGCGCAAGCGGTAACCCACCGGGGGTCCGGGACCCGGACCCCGCACCCGTCCGCCCGGTTGACGCCCCGGCACAGCCGGGAGCATTATTCATCACATGATGAATAACTCGCCGGACGGAGCCCCGGCCGCCGTCCACGCCCGCGGCCTCACCGTCCGCCGCGGCGCCGGACGCCACCCCCGCACCGTCCTCGACGCCCTCGCCTTCGACGTCCCCCGCGGCCGCATCACCGGTCTCCTCGGCCCCTCCGGCTGCGGCAAGTCCACCCTCATGCGCGCCGTCGTCGGCACCCAGGCCCACGTCACCGGCACCCTCGACGTCCTCGGCCGCCCCGCCGGCCACCCCGCACTGCGCTCCCGCATCGGCTACGTCACCCAGGCGCCCTCGGTCTACGACGACCTCACCGTCCGGCAGAACCTCGACTACTTCGCCGCCGTCCTCGACCCCGGCCGCGCCGCCGCCGACCGCCGCGCCGCCACCGTCACCCGCGCCATCACCGACGTGGACCTCACCGGACGCGCGGGCGCCCTCGCCGGCAACCTCTCCGGCGGCCAGCGCAGCCGCGTCTCCCTCGCCGTCGCCCTGCTCGGCACCCCCGAACTGCTGGTCCTCGACGAACCGACCGTCGGCCTCGACCCCGTCCTGCGACGCGACCTGTGGAACCTCTTCCACGACCTCACCACCGACCGCGGCGCCACGATCCTCGTCTCCTCACACGTCATGGACGAGGCCGAACGCTGCCACGACCTCCTCCTCATGCGCGAGGGCCGCATCCTCGCCCAGGACACCCCCGACGCCCTGCGGGACCGCACCGGCTCCACCACCGTCGAGGAGGGCTTCCTCCGCCTCGTCGACGACGCCGACGCCCTCGCCCGGGAGACCCAGGAGCAGCACTCGTGAACACGGCCCGCACCCTCGCCACCGCCGCGCGCGTCCTGCGCCAGCTCCGCCACGACCCGCGCTCGATCGCACTGATGCTGCTGGTACCCGTCCTGATGCTGACCCTGCTCCGTTACGTCTTCGACGGCAGCGCCCGCACCTTCGACAGCATCGGGGCCTCCCTCCTCGGGATCTTCCCCCTCATCACCATGTTCCTCGTGACGTCCATCGCCACCCTGCGCGAGCGCACCTCCGGCACCCTCGAACGCCTCCTCGCGATGCCCCTGGGCAAGGGCGCCCTCATCGCCGGCTACGCCCTCGCGTTCGGCGCCGTGGCCGTCGTCCAGTCCCTCCTCGCCACCGGCCTCGCCCTGTGGGTCCTCGGCCTCGACGTCGTCGGCTCCCCGTGGCTGCTCCTGCTCGTCGCCCTCCTCGACGCCCTCCTCGGCACCGCGCTCGGCCTCTTCGTCTCCGCCTTCGCCGCGTCCGAGTTCCAAGCCGTGCAGTTCATGCCGGCGGTGATCTTCCCCCAGCTCCTGCTCTGCGGACTCTTCGCACCCCGCGACACCATGCAGCCGGTCCTCGAAGGGCTCTCCGACGTGCTGCCCATGTCCTACGC of the Streptomyces sp. NBC_01426 genome contains:
- the radA gene encoding DNA repair protein RadA translates to MAARTSRSSAKDRPSYRCTECGWTTAKWLGRCPECQAWGTVEEMGAPAVRTTAAGRVSTAAVPIGQVDVRTATARSTGVSELDRVLGGGLVPGAVVLLAGEPGVGKSTLLLDVAAKAADADHRTLYVTGEESASQVRLRADRIKALSDHLYLAAETDLSAVLGHLDAVKPALLILDSVQTIASPEIDGAPGGMAQVREVAGALIRASKERGMSTLLVGHVTKDGAIAGPRLLEHLVDVVLSFEGDRHARLRLVRGVKNRYGTTDEVGCFELHDEGITGLADPSGLFLTRRAEAVPGTCLTVTLEGKRPLVAEVQALTVDSQIPSPRRTTSGLETSRVSMMLAVLEQRGRITALGKRDIYSATVGGVKLTEPAADLAIALALASAASDVPLPKNLVAIGEVGLAGEVRRVTGVQRRLAEAHRLGFTHALVPSDPGKVPAGMKVIEVADMGDALRVLPRGRSRTPAKEGAADRS
- a CDS encoding BACON domain-containing protein, with product MNSSNQGPPSSRTGAHRAHGRTPSEGRGGQERAGEQPPPFRHEPYLDGLFTYCLSVLCDHDTATDVLGDALAAAERHPGRCPDEGERRAWLYALARWGCLRRLAEQRRARQGAHSARRTPEHTDTERAPGGPGTLDVSAYRRTELARLAWPEAAGTTPEQREALELAVRHRLGVPELASVLGTPPAAARELLSAAACEVERTRAALAVVETGNCPAVSRLTGDDGDPRVLLSTPLRAELVRHVDDCPRCRRAAERVGAGGPWPGTGGIHPAALPLVPAPRTAVRAAMLRSGRRGGGPGPRFDRTGFPMDPKDRAARRDRFRARAVTTTVVATVVAAPVLALWAAYRGAPTTGEPVGGGATRISASESDIPPPPAGGRLLASYENTGNTAHTGDGPGFAPGTAAPDVSVEVISSGAPASPESDRPGAPGRLTVSATTRGSTTLLTLSASGGAPVDWRLWSDAPWLRAGQTAGTLAPGESVTLRITVDAAAQPVGAWSARVGVDPSGAVVAIQGRGRPAAPPTGGPPASPAHPSPTPTPPAPTPTPTPTPTPTETPTPTPTPTPTESEGTVSPTPPTDPPAPAS
- a CDS encoding Ppx/GppA phosphatase family protein; the protein is MRLGVLDVGSNTIHLLVVDAHPGARPLPAHSHKVELRLAELLDAHGAVTPEGIERLVSVLGDAVQAAEDKGCEDLLPFATSAVREATNADEVLARVKAETGLDLPILSGEDEARLTFLAARRWFGWSAGKLLVLDIGGGSLEIAFGIDEEPDAAVSLPLGAGRLTSAWLPGDPADPADVKALRRHARAQIARSVSVFSRFGAPDHVVATSKTFRQLARIAGAARSADGLYVQRDLTRKSLEEWVPRLAAMTTAQRSTLPGVSEGRAGQLLAGALVAEGTMDLLGVEELEICPWALREGVILRRLDHLPS
- a CDS encoding sugar phosphate isomerase/epimerase family protein; amino-acid sequence: MAEPRPQTPTPRPKVALSTASVYPESTATAFEIAARLGYDGVEVMVWTDPVSQDIDALRRLSDHHGVPVLAIHAPCLLITQRVWSTDPWTKLRRAQAAAERLGAGTVVVHPPFRWQRAYSRDFVSGIWRMADETDVRFAVENMYPWRYRDREMLAYAPEWDVTKDDYRHFTVDLSHTATARTDANAMIDRMGDRLAHIHLADGNGSAKDEHLVPGRGTQPCAELLRGLARTSFDGHVVIEVNTRRAMSSSEREADLAEALAFTRQHLAAATSDSPARRP
- a CDS encoding TetR/AcrR family transcriptional regulator, which codes for MTDPVRKPRRGPGRPRQDEADDGPGTQERIRLAARSEFAARGYDKTSVRGIAKAAGVDPALVHHYFGSKDDLFAAAIEVSLEPALVVPQIVGSGPDGIGERLARYFLGIWENPATRAPLLAVIRSALTHEAAAAVLRRLILRRVLERVAADLDVPDPTFRAELAASHMIGIAILRYVVQIEPLASADPEEIVALVAPTLQRYLTEQ